A portion of the uncultured Draconibacterium sp. genome contains these proteins:
- a CDS encoding PhoH family protein translates to MLSKTKKSKIFVLDTNVILHDHTCIYQFQDNDIILPITVLEELDKFKRGNDLINFQAREFTRVLDEIVGDDIFNGGKSLGVGKGRIRIETGKPFSDDLKASFREDIPDHRILAIADFTAKTYPRRKTVLISKDINLRMKAKSLGIQAEDYKTDQVTDENVLDKTITTFDNFDDGVIDQLYQQGSFAKADVKDFNPDANECYIFRGNQSSALARYDSKSERIYRVEKKSAYGIKPRNAEQTFSLNMLMDPEVRLIALTGKAGTGKTLLALAAAIEQHRQYEQILLARPIVALSNRDIGYLPGDANEKINPYMQPLFDNLAVIKHTFNPRSNEYQLIEEMVKDEKLNITPLAYIRGRSLSNAFFIIDEAQNLTPHEIKTIITRAGEGTKMVFTGDLWQIDSPYLDMKSNGLAYMVDRMRNQELFAHINLVKGERSYLAELASNLL, encoded by the coding sequence ATGCTGAGTAAAACCAAAAAGAGTAAAATTTTCGTTCTCGACACGAACGTAATTTTACACGATCACACGTGTATTTACCAGTTCCAGGATAACGACATTATCCTTCCGATTACAGTACTCGAGGAGCTGGACAAATTTAAACGAGGAAACGACCTTATCAACTTTCAGGCACGCGAGTTTACCCGGGTGCTCGATGAAATTGTTGGAGATGACATTTTTAACGGCGGGAAATCGCTTGGTGTAGGAAAAGGCCGCATACGAATTGAAACAGGAAAACCTTTCTCAGATGACTTAAAAGCTTCGTTTCGCGAAGATATTCCCGATCACAGGATTTTAGCTATTGCCGATTTTACTGCAAAAACATACCCGCGCAGAAAAACGGTACTCATAAGTAAAGACATTAACCTTCGAATGAAAGCCAAGTCGCTTGGCATTCAGGCAGAAGATTACAAAACCGACCAGGTAACCGACGAAAATGTACTGGATAAAACCATCACAACCTTCGATAATTTCGACGATGGTGTTATCGACCAGCTTTACCAGCAGGGTTCATTTGCAAAAGCCGATGTAAAAGATTTTAATCCCGATGCCAATGAATGTTACATTTTCAGGGGTAACCAATCAAGTGCCCTAGCGCGTTACGACAGTAAATCGGAACGTATTTACCGGGTAGAGAAAAAATCGGCGTACGGCATAAAACCACGAAATGCTGAACAGACTTTTAGTTTGAACATGCTGATGGATCCGGAAGTAAGACTGATAGCACTTACAGGAAAAGCAGGAACAGGAAAAACTTTGCTGGCTCTGGCTGCTGCAATTGAACAACACCGCCAGTACGAACAAATTTTGCTGGCCCGCCCGATTGTTGCGTTAAGCAATCGCGACATTGGTTATTTGCCCGGCGATGCTAACGAAAAAATCAATCCTTACATGCAGCCACTCTTCGATAATCTGGCTGTAATAAAACATACTTTCAATCCGCGAAGCAACGAATATCAGCTTATCGAAGAAATGGTGAAAGACGAAAAACTGAACATCACACCACTAGCATACATTCGCGGTAGAAGTTTGTCGAATGCCTTTTTTATAATCGACGAAGCACAGAACCTTACACCGCACGAGATAAAAACTATTATTACGCGTGCCGGCGAAGGAACAAAAATGGTTTTCACCGGCGACTTGTGGCAGATCGACTCGCCATACCTCGATATGAAATCGAACGGTTTGGCTTACATGGTTGATCGCATGCGCAACCAGGAACTGTTTGCCCACATTAATTTGGTGAAAGGTGAACGAAGTTATTTAGCCGAGTTGGCAAGTAACTTATTATAA
- a CDS encoding glutathione peroxidase yields the protein MRKLILINVLLVMIITVFGQSSLHDFTVKDIEGNDFDLSSLKGKKVLVVNTASKCGLTPQFEQLQSVFEQYGGDDFVIIGFPANNFANQEPKSNAEIVEFCEMNYGVTFPMMSKISVKGDDMHPVYQWLTQKIKNGKQDSEVSWNFQKYLIDENGNLVDVIEPKVKPDDAKIISWVTN from the coding sequence ATGAGAAAACTTATTCTTATAAATGTACTGCTCGTGATGATAATTACTGTGTTTGGGCAAAGTTCGCTGCACGATTTTACAGTGAAAGACATTGAAGGAAACGATTTCGACCTTTCCTCCTTAAAAGGGAAAAAAGTATTGGTTGTAAACACCGCATCGAAGTGTGGATTAACTCCGCAGTTTGAACAATTACAAAGTGTGTTTGAGCAATACGGAGGAGATGATTTTGTTATTATTGGATTTCCGGCAAATAATTTTGCCAACCAGGAACCCAAGAGCAATGCCGAAATCGTTGAATTTTGTGAAATGAATTATGGAGTTACTTTCCCGATGATGTCGAAGATATCAGTAAAAGGGGATGACATGCACCCGGTATACCAGTGGCTTACTCAAAAAATTAAAAACGGAAAACAAGACTCGGAAGTTAGCTGGAACTTTCAAAAATATCTGATTGATGAAAACGGAAATTTAGTTGATGTAATTGAGCCTAAGGTAAAACCTGATGATGCTAAAATTATAAGCTGGGTAACGAATTAA
- the mtaB gene encoding tRNA (N(6)-L-threonylcarbamoyladenosine(37)-C(2))-methylthiotransferase MtaB: MDYKGKKAAFYTLGCKLNFSETSTIAGSFKEVGFDRVEFDEKADVYVINTCSVTNQGDKASRNIVRKAVKQNPNAMVIVVGCYSQLKPDEVGHIEGVDMVLGTQEKFHIPHYLGDLHKRETTEIKTTRLADIKSYHKAFSWGDRTRSFLKVQDGCDYYCSFCTIPYARGRSRNDNIANTVLEAQKSVAKGYKEIILTGVNIGDFGKSTGENFLDLLKALEQVDGLERLRLGSIEPNLLKDEIIELVSNSQIIMPHFHLPLQSGSDEILSLMKRKYSTDLYRKRVERIREIVPHAFIGVDVIAGTNGETEKYFQESFDFLNSLEISQLHAFTYSERSGTQALKIPWKVDVEERKNRTQKYINLSEKKLRAFYEKHIGSSQTALFEAQKSEDKMHGFTENYIKVEVPYQEELVNKLSSVKLKSILPNGNVSVDFIV, encoded by the coding sequence ATGGATTACAAGGGGAAGAAAGCTGCTTTTTATACGTTAGGTTGTAAACTTAATTTTTCAGAAACGTCGACCATTGCCGGCTCTTTTAAAGAGGTTGGTTTTGATCGTGTTGAGTTCGACGAAAAAGCCGACGTTTACGTGATTAATACCTGTTCGGTTACCAATCAGGGCGATAAGGCCAGTCGTAATATTGTGCGCAAGGCTGTAAAACAAAACCCAAATGCCATGGTAATTGTGGTGGGTTGCTACTCGCAGTTAAAACCTGATGAAGTGGGACACATTGAAGGTGTTGATATGGTATTAGGGACTCAGGAAAAGTTTCATATTCCGCACTACCTTGGCGATCTGCATAAACGCGAAACCACCGAGATTAAAACAACACGTTTAGCCGATATAAAAAGTTACCACAAAGCATTTTCGTGGGGCGACCGAACACGTAGTTTCCTGAAAGTGCAGGACGGTTGCGATTATTACTGCTCGTTTTGTACCATTCCGTATGCCCGCGGACGAAGCAGAAATGACAATATTGCCAACACCGTTTTGGAAGCACAAAAGTCGGTTGCAAAAGGTTACAAAGAAATTATTCTTACAGGTGTAAACATTGGCGATTTTGGAAAATCTACCGGCGAGAATTTTCTGGATCTGTTAAAAGCACTGGAACAGGTAGATGGTTTGGAACGACTGCGTTTAGGATCGATTGAACCCAACTTGCTAAAAGACGAAATTATAGAGCTGGTATCCAATTCTCAAATTATCATGCCACATTTTCATTTGCCGTTGCAGTCGGGCTCCGATGAAATTTTGTCGTTGATGAAACGTAAATATTCCACCGATTTGTATCGAAAACGAGTGGAACGTATTCGCGAAATTGTGCCACATGCTTTTATTGGTGTTGATGTAATTGCCGGCACCAATGGCGAAACCGAAAAGTATTTCCAGGAATCATTCGACTTCCTCAACAGCCTTGAAATTTCGCAGCTGCATGCTTTCACCTACTCGGAAAGAAGTGGAACTCAGGCGCTGAAAATTCCGTGGAAAGTTGATGTAGAAGAACGCAAAAATCGTACGCAGAAATACATCAACCTGTCGGAGAAAAAGCTTCGGGCATTTTACGAAAAACACATAGGATCATCTCAAACAGCACTTTTTGAGGCGCAAAAAAGCGAAGACAAAATGCATGGTTTTACCGAAAACTATATAAAAGTAGAGGTGCCTTATCAGGAAGAACTGGTAAACAAGCTGAGCAGCGTAAAATTAAAATCAATTCTTCCAAACGGTAACGTTTCTGTAGATTTCATCGTCTGA
- a CDS encoding folylpolyglutamate synthase/dihydrofolate synthase family protein: MNSLDYKATLDYLFSQLPMFQRTGPAAYKNTLENTLKLDECYGHPHRKYRTVHVAGTNGKGSVSHMLASVLQAAGYKTGLYTSPHLKDFRERIKINGQMMPESAVVDWVGNFKANNELWKIQPSFFELTVAMAFDYFAHQEIDVAVMEVGLGGRLDSTNIITPDVSIITNIGLDHTNLLGDTLEKIAGEKAGIIKEEVPVVIGTTQSETVPVFNAKAQEVGTSIYFADQEYNVAYSMLSIDGKQQLNVQKQGKDAFPELALDLLGQYQHKNIPVVLSAVDLLNEKDYKISEDNLRAGLSNVVSNTGLLGRWQVIGNNPLTVCDTGHNEDGIKSVVQQLKNTAYKQLHFIFGTVGDKDPGKVLALLPKQASYYFVKADIARAMDAAELAKRAKEFGLIGQVYSSVNEAYEKAKSCADKNDMIFVGGSTFVVAEVL, translated from the coding sequence ATGAACTCATTGGATTATAAAGCTACTTTAGACTATTTGTTTAGCCAGTTGCCTATGTTTCAGCGAACCGGGCCAGCTGCCTATAAAAACACCCTGGAAAATACTTTGAAACTGGATGAATGTTATGGTCATCCGCACCGGAAATACCGAACCGTCCACGTGGCTGGGACGAATGGGAAAGGATCGGTTTCGCATATGCTAGCATCCGTACTTCAGGCGGCAGGGTATAAAACAGGTTTATATACTTCGCCACACCTGAAAGATTTTCGGGAAAGGATAAAAATTAATGGCCAAATGATGCCGGAGTCGGCTGTGGTTGATTGGGTGGGTAACTTTAAAGCTAACAACGAATTGTGGAAAATTCAACCTTCGTTCTTCGAACTGACGGTTGCTATGGCATTCGATTATTTTGCCCATCAGGAAATTGATGTGGCAGTAATGGAAGTTGGCCTTGGCGGACGACTCGATTCTACCAATATTATTACACCCGATGTGAGTATTATTACCAATATTGGTTTGGATCACACGAATTTGTTGGGAGATACTTTGGAGAAGATTGCTGGCGAAAAAGCCGGGATTATTAAAGAGGAAGTTCCTGTGGTAATTGGAACTACACAATCGGAAACGGTTCCGGTTTTTAATGCTAAAGCGCAAGAAGTTGGTACTTCAATTTATTTTGCGGACCAGGAATACAACGTTGCTTATTCGATGTTGAGTATCGATGGAAAACAACAACTCAATGTGCAAAAGCAGGGCAAGGATGCTTTTCCTGAATTGGCATTGGATTTATTGGGACAATACCAGCATAAAAATATTCCGGTGGTATTAAGTGCTGTTGATTTATTAAACGAGAAGGATTATAAAATTTCAGAAGATAATTTGCGCGCAGGGCTATCGAATGTGGTATCAAATACCGGTTTGCTGGGGCGTTGGCAGGTAATTGGCAATAATCCGTTAACAGTTTGTGATACAGGGCATAATGAAGATGGAATTAAATCGGTTGTTCAGCAGCTGAAAAATACAGCTTACAAGCAGTTACATTTTATTTTTGGTACTGTTGGCGATAAAGATCCGGGGAAAGTTTTGGCACTTTTACCCAAACAAGCCAGTTATTATTTTGTAAAAGCTGATATTGCAAGAGCTATGGATGCAGCCGAACTGGCAAAAAGAGCAAAAGAGTTCGGATTGATCGGGCAGGTGTATTCGTCAGTAAACGAGGCTTATGAGAAGGCAAAAAGCTGTGCCGATAAAAATGATATGATATTTGTTGGAGGAAGTACATTTGTAGTTGCAGAGGTACTTTGA